tttttaactaaagcTATATTATAGCTATATAATACacttttagttattttaaatataattgtatattgtttATGTTTGCAGAGAttgttaaacaaattattccaAATCCccatctaattataaaatcagtAAAAATTTGGATGTAGAATGCAGGAACAAAGAGAAAGGtacattctttttataagattaataaactatatgacttactaaatatgtatataatacacaatatactgcatgtatatatttgtatattcaaatattttatatacaaatttatatatttacgtgtaattacatatgaattttttctcactattaaattatatatcgaaagatatataatttaataattatcttttttataattttgttttttttagatatacttAAGTGTTCATTTTCTCCATCTTATAATATGAATGAATCTTTgggttataatttatttacctcataaagaaaaaaaaatatggctGTGATAAAACATagtatgtatacattattacaaattttatattttatattatatttgtttttaatattttttttttggttttttaGTTGATTATAATCCTGCATacatttctcattttaatatcaagaAAGGAGTACAATATGAATCTCATGCAGGTAATTCAAGAaagtttttacatatattatttctctttaatttttatcatcaatTTACATctctaatttttaacaattatgattttttcataatagGAAAGAGTGATTCTGTGTTACAAGAATATGAAAAAGCAGAACATATTATggatgttattaataaagaaaataaaggtCAATATTTTGTAgcctttcttatttttaattgtttttttttttaatataatttttaatttttttgttttagaagaaaatatacaagaagattattcaaaaatgatgaataaaatattgaatacaaCCATGgtcataaatgaaaaattagatACATTGATGACTATGAATCGAAAATTAGATTTACTTTTGGCTTTTCATGATGAGCAAATTCTGTCATTCAGCAAATTGTTTTTTAGATTTGTTACCTACTTTTCCTATAAATTCACtagaagattttaaaaaattttgcaaagatgtaaataaaaataaagaaatacgaAAACAATTtgtaagtttaaaattaattttattgaaaaaaggataaaacacatttattttaaaataaatgttgtatttcatattatagCAAAAAAAGATTCGTAATATTGAAGGAAAATCTGCAGAAAATCATCTAGTAAACTGTTTGGTTATGACTACTACAAATGGACTTGCTAAACAATTGACGTGGGAGGGTCAACGGCAGACAGAAGGCATTAAAAATACTCCATTTTCGAATATTATCTtaggtaatattatataagttggtaaaatttaattaatataaaaaaataatttgtataaagattaattgtcttatataataaaaattctttttaggAATTATTTCTAACACATATAATTCctcaagttattatattataaaaaataaattttgcgaaTGGTTGAGAAGAGCAGGAGATAGATACagatatgaattaaaaaagtttgaaaacagcatgaatataattaattgacttTTATAATTGGATTCTGTTGAAGGTATTAGACAAGctatatattacaaagatagaattgtttattgcaaattttgtaacaaacatgtgattttcataaattttgattatttttataggttGCAAACTATCAGCGAAAGTGTGATACTAAAAATCGAGTGatacacattattttattttcatttattaatataatctttatttattttataaagatataaaaatataaatattttattttatgcggattttatatgcaataataataatatatttaaagaaatagaaaagaaatttaatattataaacaatataccCACACGGAACTTAACATCCAATGG
Above is a genomic segment from Anoplolepis gracilipes chromosome 3, ASM4749672v1, whole genome shotgun sequence containing:
- the LOC140663806 gene encoding uncharacterized protein, translating into MNLMQERVILCYKNMKKQNILWMLLIKKIKQKKIRNIEGKSAENHLVNCLVMTTTNGLAKQLTWEGQRQTEGIKNTPFSNIILGIISNTYNSSSYYIIKNKFCEWLRRAGDRYRYELKKFENSMNIIN